The following are encoded together in the Triticum dicoccoides isolate Atlit2015 ecotype Zavitan chromosome 6B, WEW_v2.0, whole genome shotgun sequence genome:
- the LOC119324620 gene encoding uncharacterized protein LOC119324620, translated as MLWLRRGVLAQLPSSPFASPLSRLRRLLSAAAPAISPSTGFAVEEYLVSTCGLTRAQAVKASPKLSHLRSPAKPDAVLAFLAGLGLSGADVAALIAKDPQFLCAKVEKTLTPVVVGLSGLGLSRPDIALLVPLAAHKFRQKAMVSKLQYYLRVFGSLDTFLRVMKFANVLSCSVERVIKPNVAYLLECGLGDCDIAKLCISRPRMIASNPEHVQAMVACAENIGVPRGSGMFRQALQSVAFLGEEEITITVAYLKSTFRWTDAEVGMAVSKFPPVLRRSKKSLQRTFEFLISEVGLESAYIAHRPVLLGLSLEGRLRPRYYAVKFLKENGLLKCDPSYYTVFKESDMTFKKKFIHPHKEAAPHLEKDYDAACKGEVPTNFRFT; from the coding sequence ATGCTCTGGCTCCGTCGAGGCGTCCTCGCCCAGCTCCCCTCGTCTCCCTTCGCCTCTCCCTTATcccgtctccgccgcctcctctcGGCCGCCGCGCCCGCCATCTCCCCAAGCACCGGGTTCGCCGTGGAGGAGTACCTCGTCTCCACCTGCGGCCTCACGCGAGCACAGGCCGTTAAGGCCTCCCCCAAGCTCTCCCACCTCAGGTCCCCTGCCAAGCCCGACGCCGTCCTggccttcctcgccggcctcggcctctccggtgccgacgtcgccgccctcatcgccaagGACCCGCAGTTCCTCTGCGCCAAAGTGGAGAAAACCCTGACGCCCGTCGTCGTCGGGCTCTCTGGCCTCGGCTTATCGCGTCCCGACATCGCGCTCCTCGTCCCGCTCGCCGCCCACAAATTCCGCCAGAAAGCAATGGTCTCCAAGCTGCAGTACTACCTGCGCGTCTTCGGCTCCTTGGACACCTTCCTCCGGGTGATGAAGTTTGCCAATGTCCTCTCATGCAGCGTCGAGAGGGTGATCAAGCCCAATGTTGCATACCTGCTAGAGTGCGGCTTAGGTGATTGCGATATTGCGAAGTTGTGCATCTCAAGACCGAGGATGATCGCCAGCAACCCGGAGCATGTTCAGGCAATGGTGGCGTGCGCTGAAAACATAGGTGTGCCTCGTGGCTCTGGGATGTTCAGGCAAGCACTTCAGTCTGTTGCATTCCTCGGCGAGGAGGAGATCACAATCACGGTGGCGTACTTGAAGAGCACGTTCAGGTGGACGGATGCTGAGGTGGGCATGGCTGTTTCTAAGTTTCCACCGGTGCTGAGGAGGTCCAAGAAATCACTGCAGCGCACATTTGAGTTCCTCATCTCCGAGGTGGGCTTGGAATCGGCATACATTGCTCATCGACCCGTACTGCTAGGTCTCAGCCTAGAGGGCCGGCTCAGGCCCCGATACTACGCTGTAAAGTTTCTCAAGGAAAATGGATTGCTCAAGTGTGACCCAAGCTACTATACTGTTTTCAAGGAGTCCGACATGACATTCAAGAAGAAGTTCATACACCCTCATAAGGAAGCTGCACCGCACCTTGAAAAAGACTACGATGCTGCTTGCAAAGGGGAAGTGCCCACTAATTTCAGATTCACATAA
- the LOC119326340 gene encoding transcription termination factor MTERF4, chloroplastic-like, which yields MLRLHRGVLAQVLSSLSASPVSPLHRLISAAAPAISPNPSFSVEEYLVSTCGLTRPQALKASPKLSHLKSPDKPDAVLAFLAGIGLSTADVAAVVAKDPQLLCAGVESILAPNVAALAGVGLSRSDIARLFSLGRSQFRSRAMASTLHYYLHLFGSLENLLRALKYGSLLSSDIEGVVKPNVAFLQECGLATCDIAKLCISWRYLLQTNPDRLREMVACAEGLGVPRGSPMFRHALRAVAFLSEEKLTTKLEHLKKMFRLSDAEVGIVISKAPAVLLKTKESLQRRSEFLMSEVGLEPTYIAYRPAMLMYSLEGRIRPRYYVVKFLKQNGLIDHDRDFFNTVMVSEKVFMERFICPHKKAAPHLAEDYATACRGEVPARFSFT from the coding sequence atgctccGGCTCCATCGCGGCGTTCTCGCCCAGGTCCTCTCGTCTCTCTCCGCCTCTCCCGTATCCCCTCTCCACCGCCTcatctccgccgccgcgcccgccattTCCCCAAACCCTAGCTTCTCTGTCGAGGAGTATCTCGTCTCCACCTGTGGCCTCACCCGACCTCAGGCCCTCAAGGCCTCCCCGAAGCTCTCCCACCTCAAGTCCCCCGACAAGCCCGACGCCGtcctcgccttcctcgccggcATCGGCCTCTCCACCGCCGACGTCGCTGCCGTCGTCGCCAAGGACCCGCAGTTACTCTGCGCCGGCGTGGAGAGCATCCTGGCCCCCAACGTCGCCGCGCTCGCCGGCGTCGGGCTCTCGCGTTCCGACATCGCGCGCCTCTTCTCGCTCGGCCGCTCCCAATTCCGTAGCAGAGCCATGGCATCCACTCTACACTACTACCTGCACCTCTTCGGCTCCCTTGAGAACCTCCTCCGGGCGCTCAAGTATGGCTCCCTTCTCTCCTCCGACATCGAGGGTGTGGTCAAGCCCAATGTCGCGTTCCTGCAGGAGTGCGGGCTAGCTACTTGTGATATTGCCAAGCTTTGTATCTCCTGGCGATATCTGCTCCAAACCAACCCGGATCGCCTACGGGAAATGGTGGCATGCGCCGAAGGTCTAGGTGTGCCCCGTGGATCCCCGATGTTCAGACATGCGCTACGTGCTGTTGCATTCCTCAGCGAGGAGAAACTCACCACCAAGCTAGAGCACTTGAAGAAAATGTTCAGGTTGTCAGATGCCGAGGTGGGCATTGTTATTTCTAAGGCTCCAGCAGTGCTGCTGAAGACTAAAGAATCGCTGCAGCGCAGGTCCGAGTTCCTCATGTCCGAGGTGGGCTTGGAACCGACATACATTGCTTATCGGCCAGCAATGCTCATGTACAGCTTGGAGGGCAGGATCAGACCCCGATACTATGTTGTAAAGTTTCTCAAGCAAAATGGATTGATAGATCATGACCGGGACTTCTTTAATACAGTCATGGTCAGCGAGAAGGTATTTATGGAAAGGTTCATATGCCCTCACAAGAAAGCTGCACCGCATCTCGCTGAAGACTACGCAACTGCTTGCAGAGGGGAAGTTCCTGCCAGATTCAGTTTTACGTGA